From one Trifolium pratense cultivar HEN17-A07 linkage group LG1, ARS_RC_1.1, whole genome shotgun sequence genomic stretch:
- the LOC123896760 gene encoding alkane hydroxylase MAH1-like: MHFTLYTMTFKYITLIVATLFIISYYIWRRNKNVFVLNWPIIGVLPSVLHNQSNIHDFTTLGLKHYGGTFHFKGPWFTNIANFIVTSDPMNVHHITSKNFSNYGKGSDFHEIFDVLGVGIFNLDSNEWKQERKMLHSLFKRKSFEISIQQNIQKKLENCLIPFLEHASKGVQVFDLQDILERFTFDITCTFLFGFDPDSLPYKFDEFSDMACIKAISVIEDTILSRHYIPKCIWKLQKWLQICQEKKNMVAQKNIYQFLHHCIRRNKDVDESHSSLLKEIIKKCAEKGEIVEKYIRDTTFNLLSAGNGTISSGLSWFFWLVSTHPIVEAKIIQEIKDNCSRQDENFIINLSVEEVDKLVYLHGAICEALRLYPPVPFQHKCALKSDVLPSGHNVGPNTKLIYSLYAMGRMEQIWGKDCLEFKPERWISDKGQIIQVPSYKFIAFNAGPRSCIGKDITFVQMRMVAASILWKFHIQAVEGHYVTPRVSIVLRMKHGFKVKVNKRCI; encoded by the coding sequence ATGCACTTTACTCTATATACCATGACTTTTAAGTATATTACATTAATTGTAGCCACTCTCTTCATCATTTCCTACTATATATGGAGACGAAACAAAAATGTATTTGTACTAAATTGGCCAATAATTGGTGTGCTACCATCAGTTTTGCATAATCAATCCAATATTCATGATTTTACAACCTTGGGATTGAAACATTATGGAGGAACTTTTCATTTTAAAGGACCTTGGTTCACAAACATTGCCAATTTTATAGTCACAAGTGATCCCATGAACGTGCACCACATCACAAGCAAGAATTTCAGCAACTATGGGAAAGGGTCTGATTTCCATGAGATTTTTGATGTTCTTGGTGTTGGTATTTTCAATTTGGATTCCAATGAATGGAAACAAGAAAGGAAAATGCTTCATTCACTATTCAAAAGGAAAAGCTTTGAGATATCCATTCAACAAAACATTCAAAAGAAGCTAGAGAATTGTCTCATACCATTTCTTGAGCATGCATCCAAAGGTGTGCAAGTATTTGATTTACAAGATATTCTTGAGAGATTCACCTTTGATATTACTTGTActtttttatttggatttgaTCCTGATTCCCTTCCTTACAAGTTCGACGAGTTCTCCGATATGGCTTGTATAAAAGCCATTTCTGTGATTGAGGATACTATACTTTCCAGACACTATATTCCAAAATGTATTTGGAAGCTACAAAAGTGGTTACAAATTTGTCAAGAGAAGAAAAACATGGTagctcaaaaaaatatttaccaaTTCTTGCACCATTGTATAAGAAGAAACAAAGATGTGGATGAAAGTCATTCTTCCTTGCTAAAAGAGATAATAAAGAAATGCGCCGAAAAGGGGGAAATTGTTGAGAAGTATATTAGAGACACTACATTCAATCTCTTGAGTGCAGGAAACGGAACAATTAGTTCAGGTCTCAGTTGGTTCTTTTGGCTTGTTTCAACTCATCCTATCGTGGAAGCTAAAATTATTCAAGAGATTAAAGATAATTGTTCAAGACAAGATGAGAATTTTATCATTAACTTAAGTGTGGAAGAGGTTGATAAACTAGTATACCTTCATGGAGCTATATGTGAAGCTTTGAGGCTTTATCCTCCTGTACCATTTCAGCACAAGTGTGCACTCAAATCTGATGTTCTACCTAGTGGACACAATGTTGGTCCAAATACAAAGTTAATATATTCATTGTATGCGATGGGAAGGATGGAACAAATATGGGGAAAAGACTGCTTGGAATTTAAGCCGGAGAGATGGATATCAGATAAAGGGCAAATTATACAAGTGCCATCTTATAAGTTCATTGCATTCAATGCAGGTCCAAGAAGTTGTATTGGGAAAGATATTACCTTTGTTCAAATGAGAATGGTTGCAGCTTCTATATTATGGAAGTTTCACATACAAGCAGTGGAAGGTCATTATGTAACTCCAAGGGTTTCTATAGTTCTTCGTATgaaacatggatttaaggtcaAAGTCAATAAAAGATGTATTTGA